A stretch of Ipomoea triloba cultivar NCNSP0323 chromosome 11, ASM357664v1 DNA encodes these proteins:
- the LOC115996700 gene encoding serine/threonine protein phosphatase 2A 55 kDa regulatory subunit B beta isoform-like isoform X1 yields the protein MFSGGDGGGGGGNVAGPPQHLDWKFSQVFGERAAGEEVQEVDIISAIEFDKTGDHLATGDRGGRVVLFERTDTKEHAGRRRELERMDYPVSRHPEFRYKTEFQSHEPEFDYLKSLEIEEKINKIRWCQAANSALFLLSTNDKTIKFWKVLEKKVKKISEMNIEPSRSIVNGSAASSSVSMTPKPHLTNGGYPDRPYNCLSNDSSFPASGISALRIPVVVTSNETSLVARCRRVYAHAHDYHINSISNNSDGETFISADDLRINLWNLEISNQSFNIVDVKPANMEDLTEVITSAEFHPTHCNTLAYSSSKGSIRLIDLRQSALCDSHSKLFEEQEPAGSRSFFTEIIASISDIKFARDGRYILSRDYMTLKLWDINMDSGPVATYQVHEYLRPKLCDLYENDSIFDKFECCLSGDGLRVATGSYSNLFRVFGCAAGSTEATTLEASKNPMRRQAQTPSRPARSLSSITRVVRRGGESPGVDANGNTFDFTTKLLHLAWHPSENSIACAAANSLYMYYA from the exons TTGATATCATCTCAGCAATCGAGTTTGATAAAACTGGTGACCATCTTGCTACTGGTGATCGTGGGGGTAGGGTTGTATTATTTGAAAGGACTGATACTAAAGAG CATGCTGGACGCCGAAGAGAATTGGAGCGGATGGACTATCCAGTTAGTCGGCATCCAGAGTTCCGGTACAAGACAGAATTTCAAAGCCATGAACCAGAG TTTGATTATCTCAAAAGTTTGGAGATTGAGGAGAAAATTAACAAGATTCGATGGTGCCAGGCAGCTAATAGTGCGCTCTTTCTTCTGTCCACTAAtgataaaacaataaaattttggaAG GTGCTAGAAAAGAAAGTCAAGAAAATTTCTGAAATGAATATTGAGCCTTCCAGATCCATTGTAAATGGCAGTGCTGCCAGCTCAAGTGTTTCTATGACTCCAAAACCTCATCTTACAAATGGAGGCTATCCTGATAGACCTTACAATTGCTTGAGCAATGACTCATCATTTCCTGCCAGTGGCATCTCTGCGCTTCGTATACCTGTGGTA GTTACAAGCAATGAGACCAGCCTTGTAGCGAGATGCAGAAGAGTGTATGCTCATGCTCATGACTATCATATCAATTCCATCTCCAATAACAG TGATGGCGAAACATTTATATCAGCTGATGATCTGCGAATAAACCTTTGGAACTTGGAAATAAGTAACCAAAGTTTCAATATTGTTGATGTGAAACCAGCAAATATGGAAGATCTAACAG AGGTTATAACTTCGGCAGAGTTTCACCCAACCCACTGTAACACGTTAGCTTATAGTAGTTCAAAAGGATCAATTCGTCTCATTGATTTACGACAATCGGCATTGTGTGATTCACATTCTAAATT GTTTGAGGAGCAAGAGCCAGCTGGTTCAAGATCCTTCTTCACTGAGATAATTGCTTCAATTTCTGATATTAAATTTGCAAGAGATGGAAGATACATCCTCAGTCGTGATTACATGACTCTCAAG TTATGGGACATAAATATGGATTCTGGGCCAGTTGCAACATACCAGGTTCATGAATATTTAAGACCAAAG CTATGCGATTTATATGAGAATGATTCAAtctttgataaatttgaatgttgcTTGAGCGGTGATGGGCTGCGAGTCGCTACAGGGTCCTACAG CAATCTGTTTCGTGTGTTTGGCTGTGCTGCGGGAAGCACTGAAGCGACTACACTGGAAGCAAGCAAAAACCCTATGAG GAGACAAGCCCAGACCCCTTCAAGGCCTGCCAGATCCCTTAGCAGTATAACTCGTGTTGTTAGGAGAG GAGGAGAAAGTCCAGGTGTAGATGCAAATGGAAATACATTTGATTTCACAACAAAATTGCTCCATCTTGCTTGGCACCCATCTGAAAATTCAATTGCTTGTGCTGCTGCAAACAGCTTGTACATGTATTATGCATAA
- the LOC115996700 gene encoding serine/threonine protein phosphatase 2A 55 kDa regulatory subunit B beta isoform-like isoform X2, whose amino-acid sequence MFSGGDGGGGGGNVAGPPQHLDWKFSQVFGERAAGEEVQEVDIISAIEFDKTGDHLATGDRGGRVVLFERTDTKEHAGRRRELERMDYPVSRHPEFRYKTEFQSHEPEFDYLKSLEIEEKINKIRWCQAANSALFLLSTNDKTIKFWKVLEKKVKKISEMNIEPSRSIVNGSAASSSVSMTPKPHLTNGGYPDRPYNCLSNDSSFPASGISALRIPVVTSNETSLVARCRRVYAHAHDYHINSISNNSDGETFISADDLRINLWNLEISNQSFNIVDVKPANMEDLTEVITSAEFHPTHCNTLAYSSSKGSIRLIDLRQSALCDSHSKLFEEQEPAGSRSFFTEIIASISDIKFARDGRYILSRDYMTLKLWDINMDSGPVATYQVHEYLRPKLCDLYENDSIFDKFECCLSGDGLRVATGSYSNLFRVFGCAAGSTEATTLEASKNPMRRQAQTPSRPARSLSSITRVVRRGGESPGVDANGNTFDFTTKLLHLAWHPSENSIACAAANSLYMYYA is encoded by the exons TTGATATCATCTCAGCAATCGAGTTTGATAAAACTGGTGACCATCTTGCTACTGGTGATCGTGGGGGTAGGGTTGTATTATTTGAAAGGACTGATACTAAAGAG CATGCTGGACGCCGAAGAGAATTGGAGCGGATGGACTATCCAGTTAGTCGGCATCCAGAGTTCCGGTACAAGACAGAATTTCAAAGCCATGAACCAGAG TTTGATTATCTCAAAAGTTTGGAGATTGAGGAGAAAATTAACAAGATTCGATGGTGCCAGGCAGCTAATAGTGCGCTCTTTCTTCTGTCCACTAAtgataaaacaataaaattttggaAG GTGCTAGAAAAGAAAGTCAAGAAAATTTCTGAAATGAATATTGAGCCTTCCAGATCCATTGTAAATGGCAGTGCTGCCAGCTCAAGTGTTTCTATGACTCCAAAACCTCATCTTACAAATGGAGGCTATCCTGATAGACCTTACAATTGCTTGAGCAATGACTCATCATTTCCTGCCAGTGGCATCTCTGCGCTTCGTATACCTGTG GTTACAAGCAATGAGACCAGCCTTGTAGCGAGATGCAGAAGAGTGTATGCTCATGCTCATGACTATCATATCAATTCCATCTCCAATAACAG TGATGGCGAAACATTTATATCAGCTGATGATCTGCGAATAAACCTTTGGAACTTGGAAATAAGTAACCAAAGTTTCAATATTGTTGATGTGAAACCAGCAAATATGGAAGATCTAACAG AGGTTATAACTTCGGCAGAGTTTCACCCAACCCACTGTAACACGTTAGCTTATAGTAGTTCAAAAGGATCAATTCGTCTCATTGATTTACGACAATCGGCATTGTGTGATTCACATTCTAAATT GTTTGAGGAGCAAGAGCCAGCTGGTTCAAGATCCTTCTTCACTGAGATAATTGCTTCAATTTCTGATATTAAATTTGCAAGAGATGGAAGATACATCCTCAGTCGTGATTACATGACTCTCAAG TTATGGGACATAAATATGGATTCTGGGCCAGTTGCAACATACCAGGTTCATGAATATTTAAGACCAAAG CTATGCGATTTATATGAGAATGATTCAAtctttgataaatttgaatgttgcTTGAGCGGTGATGGGCTGCGAGTCGCTACAGGGTCCTACAG CAATCTGTTTCGTGTGTTTGGCTGTGCTGCGGGAAGCACTGAAGCGACTACACTGGAAGCAAGCAAAAACCCTATGAG GAGACAAGCCCAGACCCCTTCAAGGCCTGCCAGATCCCTTAGCAGTATAACTCGTGTTGTTAGGAGAG GAGGAGAAAGTCCAGGTGTAGATGCAAATGGAAATACATTTGATTTCACAACAAAATTGCTCCATCTTGCTTGGCACCCATCTGAAAATTCAATTGCTTGTGCTGCTGCAAACAGCTTGTACATGTATTATGCATAA